From one Microbulbifer sp. A4B17 genomic stretch:
- a CDS encoding FAD:protein FMN transferase, with amino-acid sequence MFRFFKTLLLCSATLCTIPSVAEWHYAERAIMGTQVRLQLWHENGDEAEHLIEEVMAEFQRLDNQLSPYKENSELSLVNRTAGRGKVNISDELTSLIDKSLWFSQLTDGAFDISYATLGKHYDFRQQKQADNQLTDSLLEALNYRHLKLNKKTNTLRFSHKDTKIDLGGIAKGYAVDRAIEILRQAEICCASVSAGGDARMLGDKQGQPWLVGIRHPREKSKNAAVIPLRDIAISTSGDYERYFIDEQQDRVHHIFNPSTGKPSETSAENTDKLISVSIIGPRGFDTDPLSTSVFVLGKEKGLALINRLPQFEAVVIDSNRKLFFSRGLENL; translated from the coding sequence ATGTTCCGCTTTTTTAAAACGCTGTTACTGTGTAGTGCCACACTTTGCACGATTCCTTCTGTGGCCGAATGGCATTACGCTGAACGTGCAATTATGGGCACGCAGGTACGCCTGCAATTGTGGCACGAAAACGGCGATGAAGCCGAACATCTTATTGAAGAAGTCATGGCAGAGTTCCAGCGCCTGGACAATCAGCTCTCCCCGTACAAGGAAAACAGTGAATTATCACTGGTGAACCGCACGGCAGGCCGGGGTAAAGTTAATATTTCCGATGAACTCACCAGCCTGATTGATAAATCTCTTTGGTTTAGCCAACTAACTGATGGAGCATTCGATATCAGCTATGCCACTCTCGGCAAGCATTATGATTTTCGCCAGCAAAAACAGGCAGACAACCAGCTGACGGACTCTCTATTAGAGGCACTGAATTATCGCCATCTAAAACTGAATAAAAAGACCAACACACTGCGCTTCAGTCACAAGGATACAAAAATAGATCTGGGTGGCATCGCTAAAGGCTACGCAGTTGATAGGGCCATTGAGATTCTCAGGCAGGCAGAGATTTGCTGTGCCAGTGTCAGTGCTGGTGGCGATGCTCGTATGCTCGGAGATAAACAGGGGCAACCCTGGTTAGTGGGTATTCGCCACCCCCGTGAAAAAAGTAAAAATGCTGCGGTAATCCCCCTGCGCGATATCGCCATCTCCACCTCTGGAGACTACGAGCGCTATTTTATTGATGAGCAGCAGGATAGAGTTCACCACATTTTTAACCCTTCCACGGGTAAACCCTCTGAAACTTCGGCAGAGAACACGGATAAGCTGATCAGTGTCAGTATTATTGGCCCCCGAGGTTTTGATACCGACCCTCTCTCTACCAGTGTGTTTGTTCTGGGAAAAGAAAAGGGCTTGGCACTTATCAATCGATTGCCCCAATTTGAGGCAGTAGTTATCGATAGTAACCGGAAGCTGTTTTTCAGTCGCGGTTTGGAGAATCTTTGA
- a CDS encoding AraC family transcriptional regulator, whose product MRRLFQCFIFFIGFLASALLQAQENDFSAEKLEELKRNVLKLNRDLLILEEDLLYPAQSQIAFYVSMDVGHYFTLDAVKLHIDNKLSASHLYTEHQREALIRGGIQPLYKSNLKSGDYTISAFVTGLGPEGREYKRAAKLELNKTDEPAVIELVISDSSGKQQPEFELVQWPTP is encoded by the coding sequence ATGAGACGCCTCTTTCAGTGCTTTATTTTCTTTATCGGCTTTTTAGCCTCTGCGCTTTTACAGGCTCAGGAAAACGATTTCTCCGCAGAGAAACTGGAAGAGTTAAAGCGCAATGTACTCAAATTAAACAGGGATTTATTAATTCTTGAAGAGGATCTGCTCTACCCTGCGCAGAGCCAGATCGCTTTTTATGTGTCTATGGATGTAGGCCATTATTTTACTTTAGATGCCGTAAAGCTCCACATCGACAACAAGTTAAGTGCAAGTCATCTGTATACGGAACATCAGCGGGAAGCGTTGATTCGCGGTGGCATTCAACCACTTTACAAAAGCAACCTGAAATCCGGTGATTACACTATTTCTGCTTTTGTAACAGGTCTGGGGCCCGAAGGGCGCGAGTACAAGCGGGCGGCCAAATTGGAATTAAATAAAACCGATGAGCCCGCCGTTATTGAGCTGGTTATCTCTGACAGCTCCGGAAAACAACAGCCGGAGTTTGAGTTGGTGCAGTGGCCAACGCCCTGA